A genomic window from Oncorhynchus nerka isolate Pitt River unplaced genomic scaffold, Oner_Uvic_2.0 unplaced_scaffold_1266, whole genome shotgun sequence includes:
- the LOC135569007 gene encoding deleted in malignant brain tumors 1 protein-like, with protein sequence VRLLSLSFLFSEPDDVRLVGGGSRCAGGVEWYYQGEWRIVGAEDWHVAAVVCRQLGCGSTVSELPGNTTRGIRASCSGSESSLRECSRSYDLLPGLTVICSDLLVQPDIFLTDSMGGVFRGHQGPEVFRGYNFTITCSTQPQYPGGSFLLTFTGSNRTQTQPAVNHSAAFLFPAADDSHQGNYSCVYDNDVFSHNFSSESELLSLTITGK encoded by the exons GTaagattactgtctctctcttttcttttctcagagcctgatgatgtgaggctggtgggaggaggcagtcgctgtgctggtggagtggagtggtactACCAGGGAGAGTGGAGGATTGTGGGAGCTGAGGACTGGCATGTAGCtgcagtagtgtgtagacagCTGGGTTGTGGTTCCACTGTTTCAGAACTACCTGgaaacaccactagagggattagAGCTTCCTGTTCTGGGTCTGAGTCTTCACTGAGGGAGTGTTCCAGAAGTTATGATCTCCTTCCTGGACTCACAGTGATCTGCTCAG ATCTCCTGGTCCAGCCTGATATCTTCCTGACTGACTCAATGGGAGGGGTCTTCAGGGGCCACCAGGGGCCCGAGGTGTTCAGGGGCTACAACTTCACCATCACCTGCTCCACTCAGCCACAGTACCCAGGAGGCTCCTTCCTCCTCACGTTCACCGGCTCCAACAGAACCCAGACCCAGccagctgtcaatcactctgCTGCCTTCCTCTTCCCTGCTGCAGATGACTCCCACCAGGGGAACTACAGCTGTGTTTATGACAATGATGTTTTCTCTCATAACTTCTCCTCTGAGAGTGAgctcctctccctcaccatcaCAGGTAAGTGA
- the LOC135569006 gene encoding deleted in malignant brain tumors 1 protein-like: protein MRETKVVCKELDCGDVVAESRGLIEDGRRGVRLYSCSGDESSIRQCGVIGGPGFCDGGSYHHVICSESVRLVDGAGLCSGRVEVKSNQSWASVCEADFDRQDAEVVCRELGCGAPAALQGGLYGEGEGQTWDKEFQCKGKESLLLDCDTSDRENNTCLPGNAVGLICSEPDDVRLVGGGSRCAGGVEWYDQGEWRTVGADDRAQRDVAAVVCRQLGCGSTISVPPGNTIGEIRVSCSGPESSLRECWRSYYLRLGLTVICSDLLVQPDIFLTDPMGGVSRGHQWPEMFRGYNFTITCSTQPQYPGGSFLLTFTGSNRTQTQPAVNHSAAFLFPAADDSHQGNYSCVYDNYVFSHNFSSESELLPLAITASPLPAFIIRHVVVLLILLTTITTSYLYYKVKTFTQTLQVI, encoded by the exons ATGAGAGAGACTAAGGTTGTGTGTAAAGAGCTGGACTGTGGGGATGTTGTAGCTGAATCTAGAGGTCTGATTGAAGATGGAAGAAGAGGAGTCAGACTATATAGTTGTAGTGGAGATGAGTCTTCTATTAGACAGTGTGGCGTCATAGGAGGACCTGGTTTCTGTGATGGTGGATCTTATCATCATGTGATCTGTTCAG AGTCTGTGCGGCTTGTGGATGGAGCTGGTCTCTGCTCTGGGAGAGTGGAGGTGAAGTCCAATCAGTCCTGGGCCTCAGTGTGTGAAGCTGACTTTGACCGGCAGGATGCAGAGGTAGTCTGTAGGGAGCTTGGCTGTGGGGCTCCTGCAGCTCTACAGGGGGGGCTCTATGGAGAAGGTGAGGGTCAGACCTGGGATAAAGAGTTCCAGTGTAAAGGCAAAGAGTCCCTTCTCCTGGACTGTgacacctcagacagagagaacaacacCTGCCTACCTGGTAATGCTGTTGGACTCATCTGCTCAG agcctgatgatgtgaggctggtgggaggaggcagtcgctgtgctggtggagtggagtggtacgaccagggagagtggaggacTGTGGGAGCTGATGACAGGGCCCAGAGGGATGTAGCtgcagtagtgtgtagacagCTGGGTTGTGGCTCCACTATTTCAGTACCACCTGGAAATACCATTGGAGAGATTAGAGTTTCCTGTTCTGGGCCTGAGTCTTCACTGAGGGAGTGTTGGAGAAGTTATTATCTCCGTCTTGGACTCACAGTGATCTGCTCAG ATCTCCTGGTCCAGCCTGATATCTTCCTGACTGACCCAATGGGAGGGGTCTCCAGGGGCCACCAGTGGCCCGAGATGTTCAGGGGCTACAACTTCACCATCACCTGCTCCACTCAGCCACAGTACCCAGGAGGCTCCTTCCTCCTCACATTCACCGGCTCCAACAGAACCCAAACCCAGccagctgtcaatcactctgCTGCCTTCCTCTTCCCTGCTGCAGATGACTCCCACCAAGGGAACTACAGCTGTGTTTATGACAATTATGTTTTCTCTCATAACTTCTCCTCTGAGAGTGAGCTCCTCCCCCTCGCCATCACAG CCTCTCCTCTGCCAGCCTTCATCATCAGACACGTTGTAGTGCTGCTGATCCTACTGACAACCATCACCACCTCCTACCTGTACTACAAGGTAAAGACATTTACTCAGACGTTACAAGTCATTTAA